The following are encoded together in the Panicum virgatum strain AP13 chromosome 6K, P.virgatum_v5, whole genome shotgun sequence genome:
- the LOC120712617 gene encoding uncharacterized protein LOC120712617: MGGHRIHFPPTSPLLLNATTPRHPPFLIPARAARCAAPRRAVSPPVPLSALRLTQSLCVGGDGEMRVGDGGGGEGAAARGRREALEEGEGEASGCSASASSTSRGSSARGSSGGDSPLTRFVRRGGRLVKGPEPDERLTSSSSYASAGSTEPQEDDDEGALQEGKDNRWVSARLQEQAKNAVPRPTRECQDQRHRLGAVLFQGRKDRAQRPASVDFGSPGVAKSLTHSPGFPANGVGVINKGLGVSYSSYNRPDVLSSPGTPSYHWRGTTVVGYQKGSNSERVIPPSTGHRRHPASSTVLPYSSGRTLPSKWEDAERWIFSPNPGNALGRSIPQLWRPKSKSGPLGPPGRFGGPYSSSSSLALFLESGRVGNLTVNSPYLAGVLLPEHVCGGIMDPGRDLGAASGEDCSNGRGGRFGQTNGQYPAVRSTRVSQQFGSATESYQSLRTSYESIQDERIEIIKDTATSSTPTILRKDVATQTSPGISRSSSPSMRTSFSRSLSVQQVKELESCFSKLEIKDVQVDDRVTLTRWSKKHVTQGADKNATNIIEWKKKTVESKSSAWEVMEAAKRISKIEGEEAKMTAWENMQKANAEATIQKLVIKLGKKRPYSLERIFNTLRSVPRKTQVVRSTSTVNHDQHMSRSIKTAPHLSKNGQMSSLSGCFTCHAF; the protein is encoded by the exons ATGGGTGGGCATCGGATTCATTTCCCTCCCACCTCGCCTCTGCTATTAAACGCCACCACCCCCCGGCACCCGCCATTTTTAATacccgcgcgcgccgctcgctgcgccgcgccgcgccgtgctgTCTCCCCTCCCGTCCCGCTCTCGGCGCTGCGGCTCACGCAGTCCCTGTGTGTGGGAGGGGACGGGGAGATGCGGGttggtgatggcggcggcggcgagggagcggcggcgagggggaggcgtgaggccttggaggaaggggaaggggaggcaAGTGGGTGCTCGGCGTCGGCGAGCTCGACGAGCCGCGGCAGTAGCGCGCGCGGATCGTCGGGCGGCGACTCG CCTTTAACCAGGTTCGTGCGCCGGGGCGGTCGTCTGGTGAAGGGTCCGGAGCCTGACGAGAGGCtcacttcctcttcctcctatG CTTCTGCAGGTTCCACGGAACCACAagaggatgatgatgagggGGCATTACAGGAGGGCAAGGACAACAGGTGGGTAAGTGCACGACTCCAAGAGCAGGCCAAGAATGCAGTCCCCCGTCCTACCAGGG AATGCCAAGACCAGCGGCATCGGTTGGGGGCGGTTCTTTTCCAAGGTAGGAAGGACAGGGCACAGCGACCTGCCTCAGTTGATTTTGGCAGCCCTGGCGTTGCCAAATCCTTGACGCATTCTCCAGGATTCCCTGCTAACGGTGTTGGGGTGATCAACAAGGGGTTGGGTGTGTCATATTCATCATATAACAGGCCAGACGTGTTGTCGAGTCCAGGGACACCGAGCTACCATTGGCGTGGGACAACAGTTGTTGGGTATCAAAAGGGTTCGAATTCCGAAAGAGTGATCCCGCCTTCAACCGGTCATAGAAGGCATCCGGCAAGCAGCACGGTGCTACCTTATAGCAGTGGGAGGACACTGCCATCAAAATGGGAGGACGCAGAACGGTGGATCTTCAGTCCGAACCCCGGCAATGCACTTGGTAGGTCAATCCCACAACTCTGGCGGCCAAAGTCCAAAAGTGGACCTCTTGGACCTCCTGGCAGATTTGGCGGACCATATTCATCTTCTTCGTCATTGGCTCTGTTCCTTGAGAGTGGTAGAGTTGGAAATCTCACTGTGAACTCACCTTACTTGGCTGGAGTTTTGCTACCTGAGCATGTTTGTGGTGGCATTATGGATCCTGGAAGGGATCTGGGTGCAGCATCAGGTGAGGATTGCAGCAATGGACGAGGAGGCAGGTTCGGTCAAACGAATGGTCAGTATCCTGCTGTGCGATCTACCAGGGTTTCTCAGCAATTTGGTAGTGCAACTGAGTCATATCAGTCACTGCGTACTTCTTATGAATCTATACAGG ATGAACGAATTGAAATCATAAAAGATACTGCCACTAGCAGTACCCCTACAATTCTGAGGAAGGATGTAGCAACACAAACAAGCCCTGGTATAAGCAGGTCATCTTCTCCCAGCATGAGGACTTCATTCTCCCGTTCGCTGTCGGTGCAACAAGTCAAAGAGTTGGAGAGTTGTTTCTCAAAGCTTGAGATCAAGGATGTGCAGGTGGATGATCGGGTGACTCTGACTAGGTGGTCCAAGAAACATGTCACACAAGGTGCTGACAAGAATGCAACAAATATTATAGAATGGAAGAAAAAGACAGTAGAATCTAAATCTTCTGCCTGGGAAGTAATGGAAGCCGCTAAGCGTATATCAAA GATTGAGGGAGAGGAAGCAAAAATGACTGCATGGGAGAATATGCAAAAAGCAAACGCAGAAGCAACCATACAAAAGCTTGTG ATAAAACTTGGAAAGAAAAGACCATACTCGCTGGAGAGGATTTTCAACACCCTCAGGTCTGTTCCTCGGAAAACGCAGGTGGTACGCAGTACATCAACTGTCAATCATGATCAGCATATGTCCAGGAGTATCaaaaccgctccacacctcagCAAGAATGGTCAAATGAGTTCCTTGAGCGGATGCTTCACATGTCACGCTTTCTGA